The proteins below come from a single Parageobacillus toebii NBRC 107807 genomic window:
- a CDS encoding ABC transporter ATP-binding protein encodes MLQLNRIYKVFNEGTPDEKIALQDINLTLRKGDFVTIIGSNGAGKSTLMNLISGVLFPDEGTIYIDGQDVTMMPEYVRSCYIGRVFQDPMAGTAPSMTIEENLAMAYARNQKRTLRRGVTKKRRDFFREVLETLHLGLENRLQAKVGLLSGGERQALSLLMATFTEPAILLLDEHTAALDPARAELITNLTKDIVKQYGLTTLMVTHNMQQAIDLGNRLIMMDKGQIILEVDEHEKKGLTVEKLLAEFQRIRGTQLASDRAVLS; translated from the coding sequence ATGTTGCAATTAAATCGGATTTATAAAGTGTTTAACGAAGGGACGCCCGATGAAAAAATTGCCCTTCAAGATATCAATTTGACACTTCGAAAAGGAGACTTTGTTACGATTATCGGCAGCAACGGCGCAGGAAAGTCAACGCTGATGAATTTGATTTCGGGTGTACTGTTTCCTGATGAAGGAACGATTTACATTGACGGCCAGGATGTGACGATGATGCCGGAATATGTTCGCTCATGTTACATTGGAAGAGTGTTTCAAGACCCAATGGCAGGAACGGCACCAAGCATGACGATTGAGGAGAATCTCGCGATGGCGTACGCGCGCAATCAAAAACGTACGCTCCGTCGCGGAGTGACGAAAAAGCGGCGCGATTTCTTTCGCGAGGTGCTCGAGACGCTTCATCTTGGATTAGAAAACCGCTTGCAGGCGAAAGTAGGCTTGCTTTCGGGAGGAGAGCGGCAAGCGCTGTCCTTGTTGATGGCGACGTTTACGGAACCGGCAATTTTACTGCTGGATGAGCACACGGCCGCTTTGGATCCGGCAAGAGCAGAATTGATTACCAATTTAACGAAAGATATTGTTAAGCAGTACGGATTAACGACATTGATGGTCACCCATAACATGCAGCAAGCCATCGACTTAGGAAATCGCCTTATCATGATGGACAAAGGACAAATCATTTTGGAAGTGGATGAACACGAAAAGAAAGGTTTAACAGTAGAAAAATTATTGGCAGAATTCCAGCGTATTCGCGGCACACAACTAGCGAGCGATCGCGCGGTGTTAAGTTGA
- a CDS encoding Leu/Phe/Val dehydrogenase, translating to MNTVTSQWKAVDIFTQIREHEQVVFCNDEKTGLKAIIAIHNTTLGPALGGCRMYPYVAVEDALFDVLRLSKGMTYKCLAADVDFGGGKAVIIGDPRKDKTPELFRAFGQFVESLNGRFYTGTDMGTTPDDFVHAMKETNCIVGVPEEYGGSGDSSVPTALGVIYGIQATNKVIWGSDELHGKTYAIQGLGKVGRKVAKRLLEEGADLYVCDINEAAVEEIVSYGKKLGAGVKIVHGTEIYGTDADIFVPCAFGNVINDDTIYVLKVKAIVGSANNQLLDVRHGQMLREKGILYAPDYIVNAGGLIQVADELYGPNKERVLQKTKTIYSTLLHIYSRAEADHITTIEAANRFCEERLQQRSRRNNFFTHRKRPKWDIRR from the coding sequence ATGAATACCGTCACAAGTCAGTGGAAAGCGGTTGATATATTTACGCAAATTCGTGAACATGAACAAGTCGTATTTTGTAATGATGAAAAAACGGGGTTAAAAGCGATTATTGCCATTCATAACACAACGCTAGGTCCAGCGCTTGGCGGATGCCGAATGTACCCATATGTGGCAGTCGAAGACGCACTATTTGACGTGCTCCGTCTTTCGAAAGGGATGACGTACAAATGTCTTGCAGCAGACGTCGATTTTGGAGGCGGAAAAGCGGTTATTATTGGAGACCCGCGCAAAGACAAGACACCGGAACTGTTCCGTGCGTTCGGTCAGTTTGTCGAATCGTTGAATGGTCGGTTTTATACGGGTACTGATATGGGAACGACGCCAGATGATTTCGTTCATGCGATGAAAGAAACAAACTGCATCGTAGGTGTTCCCGAGGAGTATGGTGGCAGCGGCGATTCTTCCGTGCCGACCGCGTTAGGTGTCATTTACGGTATTCAAGCTACCAACAAAGTGATTTGGGGAAGCGACGAGCTTCACGGAAAAACATACGCTATTCAAGGGTTAGGAAAAGTGGGTAGGAAAGTAGCAAAGCGCTTATTGGAAGAAGGCGCGGATTTATATGTGTGCGACATTAACGAAGCAGCGGTTGAGGAAATTGTATCGTATGGAAAAAAACTTGGAGCGGGTGTAAAGATCGTGCATGGGACAGAAATTTACGGAACGGACGCGGATATATTTGTTCCATGTGCGTTCGGCAATGTCATAAATGATGACACCATATATGTGTTGAAAGTAAAAGCGATTGTCGGTTCTGCCAACAATCAATTGCTTGATGTGCGCCACGGACAGATGTTGAGAGAGAAAGGAATTTTATACGCGCCAGATTACATCGTTAACGCTGGAGGGCTCATTCAAGTAGCTGATGAACTATACGGACCGAATAAAGAGCGTGTACTACAAAAAACAAAAACTATTTATTCGACGCTCCTTCATATTTATTCCCGAGCGGAAGCGGACCATATCACAACGATCGAAGCAGCGAATCGCTTTTGTGAAGAACGGTTGCAGCAGCGTAGCCGCCGCAATAATTTTTTTACGCACCGCAAACGGCCAAAATGGGATATCCGACGATAA
- a CDS encoding enoyl-CoA hydratase-related protein has product MEMTMTNVLLEKKNHIGYVTLHRPEVMNCFDYATLCQLGEAVERIHLDRDIRVVIFTGAGDKAFSAGADLKERKTLNEMEVRRNVKKIRDVFDAVANLPQPTIAAVNGYALGGGFELMLACDFRIAVKEAVMGLTEVSWAIIPGAGGTQRLPRLIGEARAKELILTARKITAEQAYEYGLLTKVVEKENLMPSCEALAHEMMQNGPIALQQAKYAIQQGMNVDLQTGLAIEAKAYELTIPTKDRLEALAAFSEKRKPQFIGE; this is encoded by the coding sequence ATGGAAATGACAATGACCAACGTATTGCTGGAAAAGAAAAACCATATCGGCTACGTGACATTGCACCGTCCGGAAGTGATGAATTGTTTCGATTACGCTACGCTATGCCAGCTTGGAGAAGCGGTTGAACGTATTCATCTTGACCGCGACATTCGCGTTGTGATTTTTACTGGCGCGGGAGACAAAGCGTTCAGCGCTGGCGCGGATTTAAAAGAACGAAAGACGTTAAACGAAATGGAAGTGCGTCGCAACGTGAAAAAAATTCGCGATGTTTTCGATGCTGTGGCCAACTTGCCACAGCCGACGATTGCCGCGGTAAATGGCTATGCTCTTGGTGGCGGATTTGAACTAATGCTTGCCTGTGATTTCAGAATAGCGGTGAAAGAAGCGGTCATGGGCTTAACTGAAGTGAGCTGGGCGATCATCCCAGGAGCTGGCGGAACGCAACGGCTTCCTAGGTTAATTGGCGAAGCGAGGGCGAAAGAGTTAATTTTAACAGCCCGTAAAATTACCGCCGAACAAGCTTATGAATACGGTCTGTTAACAAAAGTAGTAGAAAAAGAAAATTTAATGCCTAGCTGTGAAGCGTTGGCACACGAAATGATGCAAAATGGTCCGATTGCTTTGCAGCAAGCGAAGTATGCAATTCAACAAGGCATGAATGTCGATTTGCAGACAGGTCTTGCCATTGAAGCGAAAGCGTACGAATTAACGATTCCGACGAAAGATCGTTTAGAAGCGTTAGCTGCATTTAGTGAAAAGCGCAAACCACAATTTATAGGGGAGTGA
- the paaX gene encoding phenylacetic acid degradation operon negative regulatory protein PaaX, with protein MNTRSMIFTIYGDYIRHYGNEIWIGSLIRLLKEFGHNDQAVRAAISRMSKQGWVKAEKRGNKSYYSLTERGVKRMEEAAKRIYKIRPEKWDGKWRILVYTIPEEKRSVRDELRKELVWSGFGTISNSCWISPNNLEKQVYDLIDKYEIEPYVDFFIAQYDGPHTNKLLVEKCWDLEEINKKYEEFISVYSQKYIIDKHKIQRGEMSDAECFVERTKLVHEYRKFLFIDPGLPEELLPNEWMGGHAAALFSDYYKELAVPASRFFESVFMDGNELKKKDEEYDVYDHPFIVE; from the coding sequence ATGAATACGCGATCGATGATTTTTACGATTTACGGCGATTACATCCGCCATTACGGCAATGAAATTTGGATCGGCAGCTTAATTCGGCTGCTGAAAGAGTTTGGCCATAACGACCAAGCGGTACGCGCAGCGATTTCGCGCATGAGCAAACAAGGATGGGTCAAAGCGGAAAAGCGCGGCAATAAAAGCTACTATTCGCTCACCGAGCGTGGAGTGAAGCGAATGGAAGAAGCGGCAAAACGCATTTATAAAATCCGCCCCGAAAAATGGGACGGAAAGTGGCGCATTTTAGTGTATACGATTCCAGAAGAAAAGCGGAGCGTGCGCGACGAATTGCGCAAAGAGCTCGTGTGGAGCGGTTTTGGCACGATCTCAAACAGCTGTTGGATTTCACCGAACAACTTAGAAAAGCAAGTGTACGACCTGATCGATAAATATGAAATTGAACCGTACGTCGATTTTTTTATTGCCCAATATGATGGACCGCATACGAACAAGCTGTTAGTCGAGAAATGTTGGGATTTAGAAGAAATCAATAAAAAATATGAGGAGTTTATTTCCGTCTACAGCCAAAAATACATCATCGACAAACATAAAATCCAGCGCGGAGAAATGTCCGATGCCGAATGTTTTGTCGAGAGAACAAAGCTTGTCCACGAGTACCGCAAGTTTCTCTTTATCGACCCGGGCCTGCCGGAGGAGTTGCTGCCGAACGAATGGATGGGCGGCCATGCTGCGGCGCTGTTCAGCGACTATTACAAGGAATTGGCGGTGCCGGCGAGCCGCTTCTTCGAATCGGTGTTTATGGACGGAAATGAGTTAAAGAAAAAAGATGAGGAGTACGACGTGTACGACCATCCTTTTATTGTGGAGTGA
- a CDS encoding gamma carbonic anhydrase family protein, whose protein sequence is MLYCYNGKMPKVDDTVFIAPGAHIIGDVTIGKESTIWFNAVLRGDEAPIIIGERCSIQDNSTCHLYEGSPLVVEDEVTVGHNVILHGCTIRKRSIIGMGSTILDGAEIGEECIIGANTLIPSGKKIPPRSLVVGSPGKVVREITEKDLALIQLSIDTYVQKGKEYRQLLANQHK, encoded by the coding sequence ATGCTTTATTGTTACAATGGTAAAATGCCAAAAGTGGACGATACAGTATTTATCGCTCCTGGTGCTCATATTATCGGCGATGTTACGATTGGAAAAGAATCAACAATTTGGTTTAACGCCGTGTTGCGAGGCGATGAAGCACCGATTATTATTGGAGAACGCTGCAGCATTCAAGATAATTCGACATGCCATTTATATGAGGGATCACCTCTTGTTGTGGAAGACGAGGTGACGGTCGGTCACAATGTCATTCTTCACGGTTGCACAATTCGAAAACGCTCTATTATCGGCATGGGTTCCACGATTTTAGACGGTGCTGAAATCGGGGAAGAATGCATTATCGGGGCAAACACGTTAATTCCTTCTGGTAAAAAAATTCCTCCACGCTCTCTGGTCGTTGGGTCGCCGGGCAAAGTCGTGCGCGAAATTACAGAAAAAGACTTGGCTTTGATTCAACTATCGATTGACACGTATGTGCAAAAAGGAAAAGAGTACCGTCAATTGCTAGCCAACCAGCACAAATGA
- a CDS encoding ABC transporter substrate-binding protein codes for MQGVIKRLAAPMLVWMLALSGCAKEEAAKNGVKGDEKEGKAVTIGVTQIIQHPSLDAAFNGFKKAVEDGGFKEGENVKYNVQNAQGDMNNNQTIANNFVSDEVDLIFANSTPSAQSALNATKEIPIVFTSVTDPVGAGLVPSMDKSGENITGTTDSHPDAIRKTIQFIDEQTDAKTVGLIYNAGEQNSVAQIEKVKDAAKNTDLKFVETSVSTTAEVKQAAESLVGKADVFYIVTDNTVVSAIESVVSVANEKKIPVFAGELDSLKRGCFAAYGFDYYDIGYQAGEMAVAILKGEKKPSEIKPEYPSKLKLVINKQAAEKQGIKLKPEWDQMAEYIE; via the coding sequence ATGCAAGGAGTAATCAAACGATTAGCGGCGCCTATGCTTGTTTGGATGTTAGCGCTTTCTGGATGTGCGAAGGAGGAGGCCGCGAAAAATGGTGTTAAAGGGGATGAGAAGGAGGGAAAAGCGGTCACGATTGGCGTCACGCAAATTATTCAGCACCCATCATTGGATGCTGCTTTCAACGGGTTTAAGAAAGCAGTGGAAGATGGCGGATTTAAAGAAGGGGAAAACGTCAAGTACAATGTGCAAAACGCGCAAGGAGATATGAACAATAATCAAACGATTGCTAACAATTTTGTGTCTGATGAGGTTGATCTTATTTTCGCCAACTCTACTCCAAGTGCACAAAGCGCGCTAAACGCAACGAAAGAGATTCCAATCGTATTTACGTCTGTTACTGATCCAGTCGGTGCTGGTTTAGTTCCATCTATGGATAAATCTGGTGAAAACATTACTGGAACAACAGATAGTCATCCAGATGCGATTCGAAAAACAATTCAATTTATTGATGAGCAAACCGACGCCAAAACGGTTGGACTCATTTATAACGCAGGAGAACAAAATTCGGTGGCACAAATTGAAAAAGTGAAAGATGCCGCGAAAAACACTGATTTGAAGTTTGTTGAAACGTCCGTTTCTACAACAGCGGAAGTGAAACAGGCGGCAGAGTCGTTAGTTGGCAAAGCGGATGTGTTTTACATTGTAACCGATAATACGGTTGTATCGGCAATTGAGTCGGTCGTGAGCGTTGCAAATGAGAAAAAAATCCCCGTTTTTGCGGGAGAGCTAGATTCACTAAAACGAGGCTGTTTTGCGGCGTATGGGTTTGATTACTATGACATCGGTTATCAAGCTGGAGAAATGGCCGTTGCAATTTTAAAAGGAGAGAAAAAGCCATCGGAAATTAAACCGGAATATCCGAGCAAATTAAAGCTTGTTATCAATAAACAAGCAGCAGAAAAGCAAGGAATAAAGCTGAAGCCTGAGTGGGATCAAATGGCGGAATACATCGAATAA
- a CDS encoding thioesterase family protein — MKPGMKMGDTAVVEAVVTPDMFAQFEGNVVHPAYSTVSMVYHMEWASRKIILPYLEEHEEGMGVAVSVKHIAPTTEGSTVTVTATVTEIRDNVVVTKVEAKNEMQVIGIGEVKQVILPKQKIAQMLQKQLHS; from the coding sequence ATGAAACCGGGAATGAAAATGGGGGATACCGCTGTGGTAGAAGCGGTTGTGACTCCTGATATGTTTGCACAATTTGAAGGGAATGTCGTCCATCCAGCTTATTCCACCGTATCGATGGTATATCACATGGAATGGGCTTCCCGCAAAATTATTTTACCTTATTTAGAAGAACATGAAGAAGGAATGGGAGTAGCTGTATCCGTGAAACATATTGCTCCAACAACGGAAGGATCGACCGTGACGGTGACAGCGACAGTGACCGAGATTCGTGACAATGTCGTCGTGACAAAAGTGGAAGCGAAAAACGAGATGCAAGTAATCGGAATCGGCGAAGTGAAACAAGTAATTTTACCGAAACAAAAAATCGCGCAAATGTTACAGAAACAGTTGCATTCATAG
- a CDS encoding NAD(P)H-dependent flavin oxidoreductase, with product MNDVCRLLHIRYPIIQGGMGNISNAKLASAVSEAGGLGMIGVGTMSPDEVEEIIIETKRRTNQPFAVNIPVQVTPYVDEMVSLVLKHQVPVVSLSAGNPAPLIPRLTEQGVKIIVVTASVKQAKKAEAAGANIIVAEGYEAAGINSTLELTTMTLIPQITSAVRVPVVAAGGIGDGRGLLAAFALGAQGVQLGTRLIATKDAPFHEAYKQLITNARENETVIVGRSVGRVRRIMRTPYADKLLQYEKEGMPLEMFNEYTSEDRHRRGALQGDFHEGFVNAGQIAGLIEDMPTVAELFQQMMEEAKQQLHKLHTLLHS from the coding sequence ATGAATGATGTTTGCCGTTTGTTACATATTCGTTACCCGATCATTCAAGGGGGAATGGGCAATATTAGTAACGCGAAGCTGGCTAGTGCCGTATCCGAAGCGGGAGGACTTGGGATGATTGGTGTTGGTACAATGTCGCCTGATGAAGTGGAAGAAATCATCATTGAAACAAAACGACGAACAAATCAGCCATTTGCCGTCAATATTCCTGTTCAAGTAACACCGTATGTAGACGAAATGGTATCGTTAGTCTTAAAACATCAGGTTCCTGTCGTTTCTTTATCAGCGGGGAATCCAGCACCGCTTATTCCACGTCTTACGGAACAAGGAGTGAAAATAATTGTCGTGACCGCTTCGGTGAAACAAGCGAAAAAAGCGGAAGCAGCAGGAGCGAATATTATTGTTGCTGAAGGGTATGAAGCAGCGGGAATTAATTCGACGTTAGAGTTGACGACGATGACGTTGATTCCACAAATCACCAGCGCTGTCCGCGTTCCTGTCGTAGCCGCTGGAGGAATCGGAGATGGGCGGGGATTGCTTGCCGCGTTCGCACTTGGTGCTCAAGGAGTACAACTAGGTACGCGATTGATCGCTACAAAAGACGCACCATTTCATGAGGCGTACAAACAGTTAATTACCAATGCCAGAGAAAACGAAACAGTGATTGTTGGTCGCTCAGTTGGAAGAGTGCGGAGAATTATGCGCACTCCATATGCGGATAAATTGTTGCAATATGAAAAAGAAGGAATGCCGCTCGAAATGTTCAATGAATATACATCGGAAGACCGTCATCGCCGTGGAGCGCTTCAAGGAGATTTTCATGAAGGATTTGTCAATGCAGGGCAAATTGCCGGACTCATCGAAGACATGCCGACAGTGGCAGAGCTATTTCAGCAAATGATGGAAGAGGCGAAACAGCAGCTGCATAAATTACATACGCTTCTCCATTCATAA
- a CDS encoding ABC transporter permease, with translation MLTAMVGAIESGIIYAIMALGVYLSFRILDFPDLTVDGSFVTGAAVAATLIVSGVNPFVATCLALFIGFAAGCMTGFLHTVGKINALLSGILMMIALYSINLRIMGRSNVPLLNQKTVFTMIQEWGTKLGLDSAAAKTWGIFVSMAILTLLFKFFMDWFLQTEVGLAIRATGDNPRMIRSLSANTNLLIVLGLGLSNAMVAFSGALIAQYGSFADVGMGIGMIIIGLASVIIGEAVFGTKTIARTTLAVIGGSIIYRIVVSLALRAQFLETGDVKLITACIVILALVMPQIVRQQKEKKRKEQKRRERAQVIAISANGKGESDVAIKSDL, from the coding sequence TTGTTGACGGCGATGGTAGGTGCGATCGAATCAGGAATTATTTATGCAATTATGGCGTTAGGAGTATATTTGTCGTTTCGTATTTTAGATTTTCCTGATTTAACGGTGGATGGCAGCTTCGTTACGGGAGCTGCTGTCGCGGCGACACTTATTGTCAGCGGAGTAAATCCGTTTGTAGCTACATGTCTAGCGCTCTTTATTGGGTTTGCTGCTGGATGCATGACTGGATTTCTTCACACAGTCGGGAAAATTAACGCTCTTTTATCAGGGATTTTAATGATGATTGCACTGTACTCCATCAATCTTCGTATTATGGGACGTTCTAATGTACCACTTTTAAACCAAAAAACGGTATTTACAATGATTCAAGAGTGGGGGACGAAGCTCGGTCTTGATTCAGCGGCGGCGAAAACGTGGGGAATTTTCGTATCGATGGCGATTCTTACCCTTCTGTTTAAATTTTTCATGGACTGGTTTTTACAGACGGAAGTCGGGCTTGCGATTCGGGCCACGGGTGATAACCCGCGTATGATTCGTAGCTTGTCGGCGAATACGAATTTGCTCATCGTCTTAGGTCTGGGGCTTTCTAATGCAATGGTTGCATTCTCAGGAGCGCTTATTGCGCAGTACGGTTCGTTTGCCGATGTTGGCATGGGAATCGGCATGATTATTATCGGTCTTGCTTCCGTTATCATTGGGGAAGCGGTATTTGGAACAAAAACGATTGCGAGAACGACACTTGCGGTCATCGGCGGATCGATCATTTACCGCATTGTTGTCAGTCTTGCTTTGCGTGCGCAGTTTTTAGAAACAGGAGACGTGAAGCTTATCACGGCATGCATTGTCATTTTAGCGCTCGTCATGCCGCAAATCGTTCGCCAACAAAAAGAGAAAAAGCGCAAAGAGCAGAAAAGACGGGAGCGTGCGCAGGTCATCGCGATCTCCGCAAACGGAAAGGGTGAAAGCGATGTTGCAATTAAATCGGATTTATAA